A stretch of the Aphis gossypii isolate Hap1 chromosome 2, ASM2018417v2, whole genome shotgun sequence genome encodes the following:
- the LOC114123641 gene encoding alpha-tocopherol transfer protein-like, with amino-acid sequence MATKTLLLPTPDKLKEIYQDLGTTEEKVNADVLTIMEWMRKQPHLPNPDVDERRIRMFLILCKNSMERAKESLDQYYTLKSMVPEFFGNRDPTAEPLLRSMKTSLFIPLPKLTPEGYRISLSRIRCPEVDNFEFSDYVKVNFMSIDIRLSKLDMFKKEIFVFDLKDITMAHLTAMLPQMKKFVYCATTAYPLRIQEIHILNMPSYAQTMVNMVLGVLKKKIANRIKIHNGIEDLKKHINSDILPLDYGGTFPKNSEELIVDWQEELMKHRDWYLSQNSVICDENRRTKKPCVKVNMLAGVEGSFRKLEVD; translated from the exons ATGGCTACAAAAACCTTATTATTACCCACACCGGACAAGTTGAAGGAAATTTACCAAGACCTGGGCACGACCGAAGAAAAGGTCAACGCAGACGTGTTGACCATCATGGAATGGATGCGTAAACAACCACATCTCCCTAACCCAgatg ttgacGAACGAAGAATTCGTATGTTCTTAATTCTTTGCAAAAACAGTATGGAGAGAGCCAAAGAGTCTTTggatcaatattatacattaaagtcAATGGTTCCAGAATTTTTCGGTAACAGAGATCCTACTGCGGAACCACTCTTGAGATCGATGAAAACATC acTTTTCATTCCTTTGCCAAAACTGACGCCAGAAGGCTACAGGATCTCATTAAGTCGTATCAGATGCCCAGAAGTCGATAATTTCGAATTTTCGGACTACGTCAAGGTCAACTTTATGTCCATCGATATTAGGCTGTCTAAATTAGATATGTTCAAAAAGGAAATATTTGTCTTCGACTTGAAAGATATCACCATGGCTCATCTGACCGCTATGTTACCTCAGATGAAGAAGTTCGTTTACTGTGCAACA ACGGCCTATCCATTACGGATTCAAGAAATCCACATACTAAACATGCCCAGCTATGCTCAAACGATGGTCAACATGGTGTTGGGtgttttgaaaaagaaaattgcCAACAGG attaaaatccACAACGGGATCGAAGACCTGAAGAAGCACATCAATTCTGACATCCTTCCATTGGACTATGGTGGTACTTTCCCGAAAAATAGCGAAGAATTGATCG ttgACTGGCAAGAAGAATTGATGAAACACAGGGATTGGTACCTGTCTCAGAATTCGGTCATTTGTGATGAAAACAGAAGGACAAAGAAGCCTTGCGTTAAGGTGAACATGCTGGCTGGAGTTGAAGGCTCATTTAGAAAACTCGAAGTAGACTAA